The following is a genomic window from Zalophus californianus isolate mZalCal1 chromosome 10, mZalCal1.pri.v2, whole genome shotgun sequence.
gttctAGGTTTGCACACCACAGTGTTTTGCTAGCAAAGCATTCAGAGTTCTCTTCCAGGAactgtttgcatgtgtgtgtatataaatttacacacacacacacacacacacacatatatacacacactgtaTACTGCAtcagcaaaatatatatattatatatatatttatataaatataaggaatatttcccccacccacccacccccaacatgtttcttagtgtttttttgtttgttttgttttgtacacAGAGAATAGGGAATTTCAGGATTTTTACAGACATTTTAGCAAACAAGTTTTGATCTATTGGCTTCTTGGTGTAGTAATGCAACAGCAAATCATTCTGGTGCCAAAGGCTCATACCATTACAAGGAAGCTGTGAACACTAATTTCTTAGGAGGTGAGGCCAGCCCCACGTGAACTTCTCTTGTAACCCTCTGGTCCACCATGATTCATAAATAGTtagactttttttccctcaattaATCATTAAGACATTAAAAACGGAACAACAGAGTCACAAAGGGCCACATGCTTTTCAGTATAAAGCATTCTCCTTCACTAGGTTGCTATCACAGTGCAGACCTGACTGCCTGAATATGCTCAGGAGATTTAGTCAATATTGTCTGTATTTGGTTATGGAAAAGgctctcatttttgtttgtttgtttgttttgtttttaaatccaaagtGCATAGTGAGAAcaaatcaaagcatttttttttccttttcagcatcAGTTTCATCTAAGCATCTTCCTATGAGAGGACTTACTTAGATGCCTTGCCTTTgtcctcccccctccaaaaataaaaaaataaaataaaataaaaaataataaaagagttgAGCAATTTAGACATTCATCAGCCCGGTAAACAAACTTTGCCAGCAAATAGAAGTCCTACTATTGTAAAGAAAATTGATAAGACAAAAAGTACATATGATGACCCAACTACTGTGTTGTTGGGTAATTTATAAGGTTGACCTCCGACTTCATTGATGTAAAATCCTATCGGAAATATTAGGGCAGCCATACAGAAAAGGATCACtgtaaaacaaaccaaaacacaacatTAGTAACACGGTTTGgtgattaagaaaacaatgaaaatttggCACAAAGGAAGTTTATAAGAACGGTTGTGGATTGATAACATGGTCAAACCTGTTAAAACATTGACCACTTGTCAAAAGATTTACATCTTCTACAGATCACGTAATATCCCCAAAGCCTAACAATTAAATATAGTAAAAGCTGGGCTAGCCTTTTATATATGTGTTAGGACGATTTTGAATATCAGAATTAAGAAAGGGATCCAAACCTACTAAGTGCTTATAtaaactattctttttaaaaattttaataaaaaaattttaattccagtatatttaacagacagcattatattagtttcaggtgtgtgcATAAACTATACTTGACCACTTAAAGTAGTGATTAAGGGCTCAAGCTAGAATCAGAGAGGGGCTATGTTCTGGCTTCACTACTTATTAGCTGTGCAATATTAGGCTTCTGGTTCCCTTCTAATGGGGTAAATACCAGAAGGATAAACAAAACAAGGTCAAGTCCCTGGCACAGTGCCAGGTTGATAGTAAGTGCTGAATAAACGttgcatattattattatcagttatTATTCTACCAATTCTGTTCCTCAGTTGGTATTAGAAGGAATTGGAGAAAAGGTACAAACAAATATAGTACTACTGATCTTACTCTGATTTAAAATCACTTAGTGGAAAGAACCTCAGGCTTCTGAGATGATTAGTAAACTGTCAGAGTGGTTCTCTCTCATTATGGacaatgttagaaaaaaaatctctcaggttttctgagtacacaggttaaaatggggcggggggggcttcTTTGCGTTTTGTATacaaacacaatgaaatatattatttgctaAAATGTTTCTAGAAAGGTATCAGCAAACCCAGCATCTGGGTAGAATTCCGGAGTCCTCTGTTTCAGCGAACAGCTTGTGCCCCTGGGCTACCAAAGAAACACTCTTCCTAGTGAACACAAATTACCCATTGATAGGCTAGCTTTTCCAAGagaatattttatgctttttgaaaGCACATTGGTCAAATATTCATAGTCCTTCAAATTTCTTTGGAGGCGGAAATGTTTCTTCAGTGTAATGTGAAAACAGGTTACTATACTCACTGCATGTGAAGAGGTGAAGCTTTCCATTATTAACTGAATGAGAAACTTCTTCCGAGTTAAACATATCCCCAAGAATACAGACAAAGTCCTGGATAAACATAGCAGCTGACACTTGtcctaaattatttttgtgttaatCAATCAACAAATTTAATAGGAGAGTCCTTAAAAAGCCAATTAGGaatttttctggaagaaatacCTCCAGGGTAATATCCAAGGtattaaaaagtaacattttcttaATACGTTAGTTTACAGAACACATCAGCATTCTTGTTTGCTTTGCACCACCTAGATGGATTATCTTATATTACACAGACAGCCTACTTCATTTTGGGCCAATGACCACATCAAATAATGTTACATCAGTGAATTTGGATTCTTTCAGGTGCCTACtacagaacaaatgaaaaattcagatATTAAGTATTAGATCTTTTGGACTTTCTGTTGTACAGTCAGCAGTAAAAGACTATTAGTGCTGCCGAAGCCCACTTATCTGTGTTATCTGCCACCAATTTCTAACAGTTCTTATGCTGTAATATGGTTTGGTAAGTAAAATGAAACCATAATCTAAGCAGTTATACACAATCTAACAGAAAAACAATGGGATAAAgttattgctttaaaaacaatttgtttCTTAATGTTGACTCATCTAATCTCAAGAAGCACAGATAATTTAGAAGTGCTTTAGAGATATGCAGATATTACAGTTTATTGTTAATTAATGTGCCAACTTCATTCCtatctttttctactttctattgtaaaataaaaatctatcctTCATAAGGGAGTAATCatttaatgattatatttaaagtagagtttaattttttacaaGAGTTAAGTGCTTTCCAAATTAGTTAGGAAAAGCTTAATCAAATACTAAGGAAGCAGTAAACTCCTATTTGATCTAATCCTGGTTTTTAATCCAAAGAGTTAGGTTCTCTATACTTCTGGGAAGATTTAATGAAAGTGGATGAGTTTTCTTTCAAGCTATTGGGACCTGTGAGGTTACTTTagatcttaaaatattattaatgctGATAACATCTATCAACTGTTGACAATTAAATTTTGGGTCCTAAATAAGCCTATAAAGGCCTCACTTCCTATCTTCCATGGCACAGATTTCTCGATAGTAAGAGTCAGATATTGAGTTTACTGGGAGATGAGAATGTAAATTACAGTGGCAGAGTTAAGGATAGGGTCAGActtgaaaaaaaagacacatcttTGTTACCTTTGCCCCCACAGGCAGGCTGCATCACGTGTGACTCTCCTCTGAGAGAGCTCCCCACTGTGTAAACCTATTAGAAAATGTTACCCTGACATTTTTACCAAAACTACAGTTTAAGAGGAATAGAAATACATACAGTAGAAATAAAGTACATTTTCAAAGGCTGAAGGGAAATACCAGGGGGACATAAATCCCTCTCAGGACTGCCACCCTAGTGGACTAGCTCTGGTaacaaaaacaatgtatttaggggcgcctgggtggctcagttgttaagtgtctgccttcagctcaggtcatgatcccagggtcctgggatggggctcccgcattgggctccctgctcagcgggtagcctgcttttccctctcttactctccctgcttgtgttccctctctcactgtctctctctctgtcaaataaataaaaataaaatcttaaaaaaaacccaaaaaacaaaaaccaatgtaTTTAAGGCAGCTGAGAAGAGTAATGCAGCCCGCCCTATGCTTACTTAGATGACATTAACTACAAGTATATTGTTGAGCTAAAAAACCAAGGTACAGAATAgtataaatagaatatatattcatagaacattcacacatatacatatatgtttccATGCATAAGACACCTCTGGTAGGAAATCCCAGAAACTCTTAACAATGGTTGCTTCCAGCAAAGAGGTATTGAATGGCTAGGTAATGGAGCCACACATGAGACTTACTTTTCACTTGATGACCCTTTCCTAGGCTTTGAATTATGTATCATATGCacatattatttttagaagttactattttaaatttttttaaaaaataaaggaaaaacacattACATTTGGAGGTAGCTACATATACTTAAGTATCtgctgaaaggaaatgaaaaacgaGATAACCCTAGTTCCTTCTATTTATTGGGTGGCAAGAACCAAAGGCTCACACAGCATTTCAATGCTTTCTTCAACTCATCCTAAACTAGTGTTACTATTCAATTATATTTTGATCTTTGGTATTCAGAGCATATGCATTCCCAAATGTTAACTAAATCCAGAAACTAAATCCTCCTACTTTgactttattttacttcttaaagaATGAATTCTGTCTGGATAAGTAATTGTTATCTGTGAGTAAAGATTCTCTTTAAATTCTTCACCAATTAATTTAGCAGCACTGTCTCCGCAACTGCCTGTGGACCGTACGACTCAGAAAAGAATGGTCTCAGGAGGTCTGTTTGTTTCACATTTCTTAACAAGAACGGAGAAGACTTTTTTAGTCAAAGTCAACTtgatctaaattttaaaattaagggagATGTATagacagaaataaaacaacagacCCAGAAACATATACATTAAAGAGTTTCACAGAGAGGCAGAAACTGAGACTCATGAACTAATATCCCTATCTTATGGTCTTTAAGGATAAACTGAGCTTTAACATTAATAGGGATTCATGGGAATATGCCTTACCCCTACCATACAAGTTCTAAATGAAAGTATCAAATGAAAGTAAGCCGTGTTAtaatattcactttttaaaacttacgCAAACTTGATATAATTATAAGGCATTGAATTAGAAGTTAAATCCCATGGTATTTGGTATAAGGATTGTTATCCTGTTCTTTAGAGCAAAGTTTCTCAAGAGGGTCCTATTGCCACTTTGGGCCTGATGAGTCTTTGTTGTGGGGAGCTGTCCTTTGCATTTGTAGGATGTTTTGCCAttatccctggcctctactcaaGATGCCAGAAAGATCTCCTTAGCCgtgacaataaaaaaatgtttccagccATTGACAAATATCCcctggggggcgtggggggggggacaaaagtgctttagagagaaagaagcaaaaaaacaaaattacagaaatatctttcctttgtgcatttttgctgcttttaacTTGGGAAAATCCCCTGATGTGTTGGGAAATTAAACCAATTTTGTAGAGTACAAGAGAATGTATAATATGTACCATACCCTAGGGCATAGCTTAATGGAGTATGAAATGTTGATAAATAACTATTAAACAACGAAATGTGTTGGTTTTTTCAATGGTCACACAACTTACAGTAGAAACTCAAAATTAATGATATTAAAAAGCAAATCACCACCTTaatctaatttatatttctgtacattttcttctagatttACCTTTATTTGGTAGAGGATACCAATACtttcaagaagaataaaagacTCAGGTTAGTGACAGCTCTGAGCCACAGACCTGGACCGCTTATGTCACAAtgtgagcaaaaataaaattcattaaaatagcATTTCATACAAAGCAATTAAGGTTTGGATGTCTTGGTCTTGTGGTGAGAATTCTAAAGAACTGATGGGACTGTGTAGAGTCTATATGACAGCCACAGCAAGTAGTGCTCTTTGATGATCATGGAGTCCTTATGACTGATTTTTGATATCTTCATTAAAATATCAGTGTGCACGCCTTCTAGACAAATTTAGTAAGCACAGGTTACTTACTTCCAGTGAATGCTATCCATCGAGCATATTTTGTAGCTTCTCTCCGCCAGTGGGAAGCCACCAGCAAACCACATGTGACAGTCAATGAAATGATTCCCATGATGATAAAAAACAGCGTGGTGACCCACTCTGGGGGAAGCCGAGGTGGGATGCACGTCCGGTCTCGTCCATGGATTGTTTGACACTGTCGCACGAGGCCCACAGTGAGTGCTCCTGGGGAGATGCAAAAGGTGGGAGTATTTTAGTGGGTTTGGCATTCCCACGGAATATCCCCCATCAACACCCCTTTAGTCCTTAAATCTTATTTCTGTGTAGGTCACTCAGGCATTTAATTCCACTGAGTCTCACGATTCAGCATTCCCTTGTAGTTCACAATGTAGTCATACTTAACATACaaagtgaagttaaaaaaaaacttgcaaaaaCCACAAACGCAGTTCTTTCagtcattcattaaacaaatacttttCTGAGTACTTGTATCAGGCAATGTTCTGGGCTCCAGGGAAATAACAATGAACAGGACAGATGAGGCTCCTGGTCTTGCTGAGCTTACATACTAGCCAAAAGACCTGGAACTTTTCTATTCTCAGATCCAAGACTTACTGCATATTATTTGATTTTGGATGAGGAGAAAAACACTTTTCAGGAATCTGAAGACAAACTTGAAATATGTCagtaataaaatatagataaaattaaataacgGATTAAGTATTGGAacgaatatatttttattaaagttaaaaGGCCTAAGaacaggggcaccttggtggctcggttggttaagtgttggactcttggtttcggctcaggtcatgatctcagggtcctgggactgagccccatgttgggctccatactcagcacggagtctggttgagattctctctccctctccctctgcccctcccacttgtgaaccctctctctctaaaataaataagtaaaatctaaaaaaaaaggcctaagaatattataatataaaCACTTCCATTAAATTCAAGAAAATGTTGGGAAACTAGTAGGGTCCTCCTTGTGGTAAGTTCAACAATTTCTGTGCAATGCACAAGTGTTC
Proteins encoded in this region:
- the MOSMO gene encoding modulator of smoothened protein isoform X1 — its product is MDKLTIISGCLFLAADIFAIASIANPDWINTGESAGALTVGLVRQCQTIHGRDRTCIPPRLPPEWVTTLFFIIMGIISLTVTCGLLVASHWRREATKYARWIAFTGMILFCMAALIFPIGFYINEVGGQPYKLPNNTVVGSSYVLFVLSIFFTIVGLLFAGKVCLPG
- the MOSMO gene encoding modulator of smoothened protein isoform X3 → MDKLTIISGCLFLAADIFAIASIANPDWINTGESAGALTVGLVRQCQTIHGRDRTCIPPRLPPEWVTTLFFIIMGIISLTVTCGLLVASHWRREATKYARWIAFTGRFKT
- the MOSMO gene encoding modulator of smoothened protein isoform X2 — its product is MDKLTIISGCLFLAADIFAIASIANPDWINTGESAGALTVGLVRQCQTIHGRDRTCIPPRLPPEWVTTLFFIIMGIISLTVTCGLLVASHWRREATKYARWIAFTGRGENNGIFSSTFKFSAIQPQFHAQTETTQD